The Desulfohalovibrio reitneri genome contains a region encoding:
- a CDS encoding FxsA family protein, with the protein MSLGVRLFLLFTLVPLVEIFLFVKVGERIGGLNTVVLVIITAAVGAALARAQGAEAMRRIRRAMERGLAPAEELLDGALILVAGVVLLTPGFFTDLVGLFLLVPQGREVIKKRLRVWIKRKMDQGTIHIHRGP; encoded by the coding sequence ATGAGCCTCGGCGTCCGCCTCTTTCTGCTCTTTACCCTGGTTCCGCTGGTGGAGATTTTCCTCTTCGTCAAAGTGGGGGAGCGCATTGGCGGCCTGAACACCGTGGTGCTGGTCATCATCACCGCGGCCGTGGGCGCCGCGCTGGCCCGGGCCCAGGGGGCGGAAGCCATGCGGCGCATCCGCCGGGCCATGGAGCGCGGCCTGGCCCCGGCCGAGGAGCTGCTGGACGGCGCGCTCATCCTGGTGGCCGGGGTGGTGCTGCTCACGCCGGGCTTCTTCACCGACCTTGTGGGGCTTTTCCTGCTTGTCCCGCAGGGGCGGGAAGTGATCAAGAAGCGTCTGCGCGTCTGGATCAAGCGGAAGATGGACCAGGGGACCATCCATATCCACCGGGGGCCGTGA
- a CDS encoding response regulator has product MDQTRILIVDDHAIVREGLCRLLASQPDLDVVAEAGDGDEAIRIARDTRLDIVLMDIGMPQVNGIDATRTIKGDSDEPPKVLILTAHEDRNLLRLALAAGADGYLLKNSNKDKLAGAIRDLLSQGVYFEPELDPDGPGSAAGLPGPTEFSNLTKREREIFSLVAQGLKNREISEQLHISIKTVEKHRANLMRKLGLHSVAELVSCALKAGFLMRGGGDVA; this is encoded by the coding sequence ATGGACCAGACACGCATCCTGATCGTCGACGACCACGCCATCGTGCGGGAGGGGCTGTGCCGGCTGCTGGCCTCGCAGCCCGACCTGGACGTGGTGGCCGAGGCCGGGGACGGGGACGAGGCCATCCGCATCGCCCGCGACACCCGCCTGGACATCGTGCTCATGGACATCGGCATGCCCCAGGTCAACGGCATCGACGCCACCCGCACCATCAAGGGGGACAGCGACGAGCCGCCCAAGGTGCTCATCCTCACGGCCCACGAGGACCGCAACCTGCTGCGCCTGGCCCTGGCCGCCGGGGCGGACGGCTACCTGCTGAAGAACTCCAACAAGGACAAGCTGGCCGGAGCCATCCGCGATCTGCTCAGCCAGGGCGTCTACTTCGAACCGGAACTGGATCCGGACGGCCCCGGCAGCGCGGCCGGGCTGCCGGGACCGACGGAGTTCAGCAACCTCACCAAGCGGGAGCGGGAAATCTTCTCCCTGGTGGCCCAGGGACTGAAAAATCGCGAGATTTCCGAGCAATTGCACATCAGCATCAAGACCGTGGAAAAGCACCGGGCCAACCTCATGCGCAAGCTGGGCCTGCACTCCGTGGCCGAACTGGTCTCCTGCGCCCTCAAGGCCGGCTTCCTCATGCGGGGCGGGGGAGACGTGGCATGA